In Paludibaculum fermentans, the genomic stretch CTTTCAAGACGTCAGCCACCGCGATCGGCAGCAGATCCTCATCGAGCTTCTCCAGGACCTCATAAACAAACGCCTCCGCCCCGTACCCATTCCAAGCCTCCTGCAGCGCCCGATCCCGATGCGACCCGTGCCCCAAAGCAAACCAATGCGAGTTCTTAGCGGCATCCAGGTTTCGGGTGGACCCCACCCAAACCAGGCCGCCCGCCGCACACCGCACGGCGAAAATCCCCATGTTGGGCTTCTGCTCTTTATACTTCCGGTTGATCTCTTTGCGTTCCGCGCTGGACAGCATCGTAGCCTCCTGAAATGGATCGAATGGTAAAGGTTCAGAGGGCCGAATCTTCGTGCGCCTCAAAAGCAGGGGCGGCCAACTTCCTCGCATGCGCCCCAATGTCGCCAGGCCACGCGGCCACCAGCGCGGCAAACTGCGCCGCCTGATCGGCGAACA encodes the following:
- a CDS encoding GIY-YIG nuclease family protein, whose product is MLSSAERKEINRKYKEQKPNMGIFAVRCAAGGLVWVGSTRNLDAAKNSHWFALGHGSHRDRALQEAWNGYGAEAFVYEVLEKLDEDLLPIAVADVLKEKRGLWVEQLGARVVLS